A single Cupriavidus sp. D39 DNA region contains:
- a CDS encoding glycoside hydrolase family protein, with product MNENAVTNWAQLDLQRYYLRNPNATPEQADRYIVNRVRSAFVYDQANRINVEVPEGRASADVAEAVTAYVKKAQVKYGMVPNDGLIHGAMDAVGGFITGQRDPIQSVGLVHGKDGQYQLRAFVNGNPIHKLEDVTFDQIISQHAAQKVLSDTERSSLSALKQKLSAGTATAQDLAESSDVIAKARSLRQINETTTAQMEQVREKAFSVANARRVLFPMDRPDFTGLAGSRLTGQGSKIQVNQAASFVAEGEHFAALTAMGEGLVLKATADPNPKAGNNIGYGYNLNANAATVAEDFRRAGIPVEKLDGIKAGTVQITPEQAARLLRVTKPRYESLAQQSVDAIKPGMWANMSEGQRAALADVAYQTGNPAQFKTALWKLAEGDAQGFRDALKVTYVNSEGNRVEDTRRNKLRSLMMAGPSAFVQGIREASRTSQ from the coding sequence GTGAACGAGAATGCTGTAACCAATTGGGCACAGCTTGATCTTCAACGGTACTACCTGCGGAATCCAAATGCCACCCCCGAGCAGGCCGATAGGTATATCGTCAATCGTGTCCGCTCTGCCTTCGTCTATGACCAGGCCAACCGCATCAATGTGGAGGTGCCTGAGGGCCGGGCCAGCGCGGATGTTGCCGAAGCCGTTACGGCCTACGTGAAGAAGGCGCAGGTGAAATACGGCATGGTTCCCAATGACGGCTTGATTCATGGCGCTATGGACGCCGTTGGCGGATTCATCACCGGTCAGCGTGACCCCATTCAGTCCGTGGGCCTCGTCCATGGCAAGGATGGACAGTACCAGCTCCGAGCCTTCGTGAATGGCAATCCTATCCACAAGCTGGAGGATGTGACCTTTGACCAAATCATTTCCCAGCATGCAGCCCAGAAGGTACTAAGCGACACCGAGCGATCATCTCTCAGCGCCCTCAAGCAGAAGCTGAGTGCAGGTACTGCAACCGCGCAGGACCTAGCCGAAAGCTCTGATGTAATCGCCAAGGCCAGGAGCCTCAGGCAAATCAATGAGACCACCACGGCGCAGATGGAGCAGGTCCGGGAGAAGGCATTCTCTGTTGCGAACGCGCGGCGGGTTCTCTTCCCTATGGACAGGCCCGATTTTACCGGCCTCGCCGGGTCCCGCCTTACCGGACAGGGCTCGAAGATTCAGGTGAATCAAGCTGCCTCCTTTGTGGCTGAGGGCGAACACTTCGCAGCCCTCACTGCGATGGGCGAAGGGCTGGTACTCAAAGCCACGGCTGACCCGAACCCGAAAGCCGGGAACAACATCGGCTACGGGTACAACCTGAATGCCAACGCGGCCACCGTTGCGGAGGACTTCAGGCGTGCTGGGATTCCCGTGGAGAAGCTGGATGGCATCAAGGCTGGCACTGTGCAGATTACCCCTGAGCAAGCCGCTCGCCTCCTGCGGGTCACCAAACCGCGCTATGAGTCCCTCGCACAGCAGTCCGTGGATGCCATTAAGCCTGGCATGTGGGCGAACATGAGCGAGGGCCAGCGTGCTGCCTTGGCGGATGTTGCCTATCAGACAGGGAATCCCGCTCAGTTCAAGACAGCCCTCTGGAAGCTCGCTGAGGGCGATGCGCAGGGTTTCAGGGATGCGCTTAAGGTCACCTACGTGAATTCCGAAGGGAACCGCGTGGAGGACACACGAAGAAATAAGCTTCGGTCTTTGATGATGGCGGGACCCAGCGCGTTCGTGCAGGGCATCCGGGAAGCCTCCCGCACTTCGCAGTAA